From Zingiber officinale cultivar Zhangliang chromosome 5B, Zo_v1.1, whole genome shotgun sequence, the proteins below share one genomic window:
- the LOC121986984 gene encoding peroxidase 7-like, with amino-acid sequence MRSSPLHILFLLLLLAYLLTAALAGPPEDDDEYLTKNYYSRSCPRFEETVGCKIDYWHSLDSSLSPSLIHLLFFDCAVRGCDASILLNNTGGERRSPAASSLRGFRVIDDIKAELEKTCPETVSCADILVAAAREATLKAGGPYWDNVYGRKDGRVSLAKEAEAVPTGRESITELIDFFDSLGLDILDLVVLSGAHTIGKATCGAIQHRLYNYGGVAGESDPSIDPRYLNYLKRKCRRASTEVDFDPTTPTEFDNEYYRNLKQHMGLLGTDQLLASDSRTEPIVEALASQEGVFKHQFAKSMKNLAETLALEGNDEGEVRINCNFVNEKKK; translated from the exons ATGAGGTCATCTCCTCTTCacatcctcttcctcctcctcctcctcgcttACTTGCTCACCGCCGCCCTTGCCGGTCCTCCGGAGGACGATGATGAATATCTGACCAAAAACTACTACTCACGGAGCTGCCCCAGGTTTGAGGAGACCGTCGGCTGCAAGATTGACTACTGGCATTCTCTTGACTCCTCCCTCAGTCCCAGCCtcatccacctcctcttcttcgatTGCGCTGTCAGG GGATGCGATGCGTCGATCTTGTTGAACAACACCGGCGGCGAAAGGAGATCTCCGGCGGCGTCGTCTCTGAGAGGTTTCCGCGTGATCGACGACATCAAGGCGGAGCTGGAGAAGACGTGCCCCGAGACGGTGTCCTGCGCCGACATCCTCGTGGCCGCCGCCCGGGAAGCCACTCTGAAGGCCGGCGGGCCGTACTGGGACAACGTGTACGGCAGGAAGGACGGGCGGGTCTCCCTAGCCAAGGAGGCGGAGGCCGTCCCCACCGGCCGCGAAAGCATCACCGAACTGATCGACTTCTTCGACTCGCTGGGGCTCGACATCCTCGACCTCGTCGTCCTCTCAG GCGCGCACACCATCGGGAAAGCGACGTGCGGCGCGATCCAGCACCGGCTGTACAACTACGGCGGCGTGGCCGGGGAGTCGGACCCGTCGATCGACCCGCGCTACCTGAACTACCTGAAGAGGAAGTGCCGGCGGGCGTCGACGGAGGTGGATTTTGATCCCACGACGCCGACCGAGTTCGACAACGAGTATTACCGGAACTTGAAGCAACACATGGGGCTGCTGGGCACGGACCAGCTGCTGGCCTCCGACTCGCGCACGGAGCCCATCGTGGAAGCGCTGGCGTCGCAGGAAGGAGTGTTCAAGCACCAGTTCGCCAAGTCGATGAAGAACCTAGCGGAGACGCTGGCGCTGGAGGGCAACGACGAGGGGGAGGTCAGGATCAACTGCAACTTTGTgaacgagaagaagaagtga